Below is a window of Fervidobacterium pennivorans DSM 9078 DNA.
TTTGGGCGTGCTTGGATTGTTGCTGGCTTCAGGGATAGCGTCTCTTACAACGATAAAATCTGCTATAATGCCTCAAATGAATATAGTTCCCTGGCAGATACTTATCATTTTCTTTGGCTCTGCTTACATATGTGGTTCCCTTGATGCCTCAGGTGTGCTTAAGCTCATCGCTTATAAATTTGCGAGCGTTTCAAAGAATGGAAAAAGGTTGTTCATAAATCTTGTTCTTCTTGCAGGTATCCTTACCGTATTCACGTCAAATGACATCGTAACCTTGACACTGACACCTATCATAGTTTATATAAGCCAGTATACAAATATAAACCCTATGCCTTATTTGATAGCTGTTTTCTTTGCTTCGAATACTTGGAGTATGTTTTTTTACATAGGAAACCCAACTAATGTTGTGGTTGCACAAGCCTATTCGCTTAACTTTATGGAATATGCAAAGCTGATGTTCTTTCCAACAATTGTGGCTATACTCACTTCATTTTTCGGTTTTTATTTCAAGTATAGAAACATTTTACCAGGAAAGCTGAATATTGCATTCATTCGCGAAAATAGTAGGGTAGAACTTCAAAGTTTCATTAAAGACACGAAATACACTTTTCTATCGACTGGCTTTTTTGTATTATTCTTTATCACCATAGCCATTGGAGATTTGATAGGTCTGCAACTTTGGAAATCAATTTTGCTATTTTCTGGTATATATCTTCTGCTGAATACTGCTTTTTCAGATGTGCTTTCTGAAAGAGATGAAATCGTTGTTGAAATTGGAGGATTCGAGTATAATCTCACATTTTTGTTTGACACGGTGAAAAGAGTTCCATGGAAGATGTTGCCACTGGTGCTGACTTTCTTTGTGTTTGTTCATATTTTTACCCGGTTTGGCATAACAAGGTACGTTGGTTCACTCTTTAACTTTCAAAACGAGTTAATTGCAACGATTATCACAACCTTTACTACGGCTTTTGCTGCAAACGTTATGATAAACCAACCTATGACAATATTCTTTGCTCAAGCGTTTTATAAAAAGCCGATAAACTACGCAATGAGCTTAATTGTAGGTTCGAACATCGGTGGAAACATAACATTGATAGGTGCTTTAGCAGGTGTTATGTGGTCCAGAATACTAAAATTTTATGGAATAGAAATGAACAACAAAATATTTGTCAGGGAAACATTTTTTGTCGCCCTGTTAGTTTTATTTACCACTAGCATAGCGATTTATATGGTGTATATGCTATAATGTCACCGCTGGCTCTAGTATTACGGAAATGAACAATGATTGTCGTACCAAAGAAAGGAGAGTTAAAGAGAATTATAAAAATCTATAACACCTTAAGCGAAGCGTTGGGAGAGGAATAGTGACTTAGTGTTTCTTAAAAAATTCAACAGAAAAGTTTAAAGGAGGTTTGGTTATGTTTAACTTTTTTGTGTTATTCTTAGAATACATACTTTCGGCCATGATAATTTTGTTGGCACTGAGGTTTATGAAAAAAGAAGGTGCTTACGTAGCACTTGCTACTCTTATTATTGCATCCAACCTCGGTGTTGCAAAACTCTTCAAATTGTTTGGAATTGAAATGACGGCGGCAAACATGAGTATGGGTATGGCGTTTGTTATTTATTCTATTTTGACAGAAGTATATGGCAAAGAAGAAGGAAAAAAAGCTGTTTGGACCGGTTTCTTTGCACAACTTGCTTTTGTTTTGCTTGGTTTGGTTTACACAAGTTATCTTCCTTCGCAAAATGATTTTGCTCAGAGTTACTTATCACAAGTTTTTGCGGTAACTCCTAGGATAGCATTTGCAAGCTGGACAGCATTCATACTTTCTGGTTATACAGCGGTATGGATACATCACACGCTTAAAGGAAGAACGAAGTTGTGGCTGAGAAACAACGTTGCAACAAAAATAGGACAGATTGTTGATAACCTGATATTTGTAACTATTGCATTCCTAGGTATTGTGGACTTTAAGACATATCTCCAGATATTTATCACAACAAGTATCGTTGAATTCGCATTAGATTATGCAGATACATGGGTTGTATACCTCGGAGTTGGTTTTCTGAAGGATGAGGGGCACGATGGAAATTTTAAAATAGCAGAAGCTAGGGATTAAATTTTTCAACCAAATCGGTATAAAAAATCTTAGCTTCTTGCAAACAGGGGAGA
It encodes the following:
- a CDS encoding SLC13 family permease; the protein is MIATIITIHLFFATVYLVIKEPEVVVKNKKVVLDYARVSLGVLGLLLASGIASLTTIKSAIMPQMNIVPWQILIIFFGSAYICGSLDASGVLKLIAYKFASVSKNGKRLFINLVLLAGILTVFTSNDIVTLTLTPIIVYISQYTNINPMPYLIAVFFASNTWSMFFYIGNPTNVVVAQAYSLNFMEYAKLMFFPTIVAILTSFFGFYFKYRNILPGKLNIAFIRENSRVELQSFIKDTKYTFLSTGFFVLFFITIAIGDLIGLQLWKSILLFSGIYLLLNTAFSDVLSERDEIVVEIGGFEYNLTFLFDTVKRVPWKMLPLVLTFFVFVHIFTRFGITRYVGSLFNFQNELIATIITTFTTAFAANVMINQPMTIFFAQAFYKKPINYAMSLIVGSNIGGNITLIGALAGVMWSRILKFYGIEMNNKIFVRETFFVALLVLFTTSIAIYMVYML
- a CDS encoding queuosine precursor transporter, whose amino-acid sequence is MFNFFVLFLEYILSAMIILLALRFMKKEGAYVALATLIIASNLGVAKLFKLFGIEMTAANMSMGMAFVIYSILTEVYGKEEGKKAVWTGFFAQLAFVLLGLVYTSYLPSQNDFAQSYLSQVFAVTPRIAFASWTAFILSGYTAVWIHHTLKGRTKLWLRNNVATKIGQIVDNLIFVTIAFLGIVDFKTYLQIFITTSIVEFALDYADTWVVYLGVGFLKDEGHDGNFKIAEARD